In Terriglobales bacterium, the genomic stretch GGCGCCTTTGTCCTTCACGAAGAACACGACGAATCTCGCGGGTTTGGTCTGGCTTGCGTTCCGCCCAACCACGTGAACATCCTCCGGGCCCTCGTAGAAGGTCTGACCAGGTGCCAGGGTCGTTTCCTTTCCGCCTCTCACCTGCATCACGATCGAGCCTTCCAGCACATAGATGAACCCATGTGCATTGTGGCGATGTATCGGGTCCGAACTGCCCGGCGGATATTCCACGGTGAGCATCAGACCCTCCTTGCCGGGAATGTTTGTCAGGTCTTTCGACATGAGCTCCGTGACCTTAGCCTCCTGTGACGTCAGCGTGCCGGACATGAGACATGCCAGTAGCAGAACCAACCGTGTGAACGTCATAGCCAAGCCTTTCGCTTGCCCGACGCCATTTCAACGCGCGCCGGGGTGTATTGGCGGCACCTCGCAGCTACGCGAGGTGCCGCACGAGCTCCTGTTCAGCCCGGAACCAGTCTTCACGCCGCCGCGGTCTCTGCTGCGGACTGAGTGAGCCAGGTCTCGAAACGCGTCTCGCCGAGTCGTGCGTTCTTGCCCGGAACCAGTGTCGTCTCACCGATCTTCGCCCCAGAGTAACGCGCTTGTGGGTCGGCGATGACTTCGCGGGGATCTTTGAGCGACGCCAAGCGCCGCCGTACGAGTTCATGCACGCGAAACTGTTCCGGCCCTCCTATTTCGACAGTGCCATTTTGCGGCGGGCCTACCGCGATCCCTCTCAAGGCACTCGCGACATCGTCGGCGGCCATCGGCTGGAAGAGCACGGGAGGCAGATGCACCTTGCCGCCGACCATGGAAATGTCGGCAAGGCCCTTGACGAACTCGAAGAACTGCGTCGCCTGCACGATGGAGTAGGGGACCGGAGATTCTTTGATCAGTCTCTCCTGAGCGATCTTGGCCCGGAAATAACCGCTCTCGGACAGCCGTTCGGTTCCCACCACTGACAGCGCGACGTGATGTCCTACCCCCGCGGCCGCTTCATAGGTGAGCTGGTTACGGGTGGATGTCTCGAAGAAGTTCAGCACGGCTGCGTCCTCCCAGGAGGGAGAGTTCGATACGTCCACGACTGCGGAGGCGCCCTTCAGCGCTTCGGCCAGCCCCTCGCCGGTGAGAGTGTCGACCCCAGACTTGGGTGATGCCGCCACCGCCTCGTGTCCGTGCGCACGAAGCTGGTTGACAAGCCTTGATCCAATGAGCCCACTGCCGCCGATCACTACGATCTTCATATGTGTCTCCTTCATTCTCGACCAAGGCATTTCGAAGCCGTCGGTCTTTGCATTGGCTAGGACAGGACCGAGTGCGAACACGGCCGTTAGCGTGAGAGTCGCGTCAGGTTGTTTACAGGACACCTCCCCGCGGAGAAGGGCGCGAAGGTTAGCGATGATTCTTCAGCGGCTCGACGATCGAGCCGGGCCAGTGCGTGACGATGAGCGGGAACGCATCCTCATGTTTCGAGAGACGCCCCCACAACTCGACCTTTGTTGGTGGCGCCAGGTCATGCGCACGCCAACAAGGGTCTCTTGCGCCTCTGTCGATGGCACTAAGAGCTACTTACCCCACAAACCCGGATAGTTTACCGCGTTCACTGCAAGCGGAATGTCGTTGCCCCATGAAATTTTATTGACTTCGTGGCTCCTGGCGCGGCGCGTCAGCGGGTGTCCTATCCGCCTGAGGTAGTGGCGTTCCCGAACAGAAGAATGGACGGCTTTGGCCGCTGGAGGGCACAGTGGGTGACGGGCGTCACAGCCGGCTGGTTGTCCGCCAGCTAGCATGTGCGGATGCGACGATGGGAGAAACTGCTGCACCCGTTCATGCGCAGCACCAAGCGCCGCGGCGAATGGGCCGAAGCCGCCTTCGTCGCCAAGGCCCTCGGCCAGGGACTGAGGGTTTCCAAACCCTTGGGCGACTCCGATCCCTACGACTACGTCGTCTTCAATATCCGGCATGCCATGAACCGCGTG encodes the following:
- a CDS encoding SDR family oxidoreductase produces the protein MKIVVIGGSGLIGSRLVNQLRAHGHEAVAASPKSGVDTLTGEGLAEALKGASAVVDVSNSPSWEDAAVLNFFETSTRNQLTYEAAAGVGHHVALSVVGTERLSESGYFRAKIAQERLIKESPVPYSIVQATQFFEFVKGLADISMVGGKVHLPPVLFQPMAADDVASALRGIAVGPPQNGTVEIGGPEQFRVHELVRRRLASLKDPREVIADPQARYSGAKIGETTLVPGKNARLGETRFETWLTQSAAETAAA
- a CDS encoding cupin domain-containing protein produces the protein MSGTLTSQEAKVTELMSKDLTNIPGKEGLMLTVEYPPGSSDPIHRHNAHGFIYVLEGSIVMQVRGGKETTLAPGQTFYEGPEDVHVVGRNASQTKPARFVVFFVKDKGAPVLVPSN